A window from Corynebacterium urogenitale encodes these proteins:
- a CDS encoding monovalent cation/H+ antiporter subunit D family protein — MAAGAYLSLFILVPLMAAAIAAIVPSLFIRRLIGLAIPAAGAVGAGYLLYYLSTSGGPVLADNIGAFTGGISIPLAADTLTAVMLLATSVVAFAANWFADAVGETKTRFFPALSVMLIGGAWGALLTADLFNLFVFIEVMLMPSFGLLAMTGTWARLAAARMFIIVNLVTSLILLAGVSTTYAVVGTTNLAALAGAAGPRGQVFADGVFGNQWQLMVALGMVLLALSVKAGMAPVHTWLPRAYPATSPAVMALFSGLHTKVAVYAIFRIYLVAFEGDESFGWGILGFMVAGMLIGAFAGLGESTLRGVVAYQMVNGIPFMLVALVFLSEDARLMLSASLFYMLHHMVVASALIMATGSIEETYGTGRIRPLSGLSRRDPFPSIIFALGALAIIGFPPFSGVLGKVGIVMGIAQDGTWKAWIAIAAIIIAGLGALLSMLYVWREVFWGRSMNANECDPSLAVRNRFVYPSAAMIVLSGAMFFGAGPIFDATGRAADDLTDTTAYVETVLGDPDQAIGMVLEPGPSGLANVPEGALDSISEAAQREQEIRERQITTTDQEADQ; from the coding sequence ATGGCCGCTGGAGCGTACCTTTCCCTTTTCATCCTGGTTCCACTGATGGCCGCCGCGATCGCGGCAATCGTGCCCTCACTATTCATCCGTCGCCTCATCGGCCTCGCCATCCCGGCGGCGGGTGCGGTCGGGGCGGGTTACCTGCTGTACTACCTCTCCACCTCCGGCGGGCCGGTGCTCGCCGATAATATCGGCGCCTTCACGGGCGGCATTTCCATCCCGCTGGCCGCCGATACCCTCACCGCAGTAATGCTGCTGGCAACCTCCGTGGTGGCTTTCGCCGCGAACTGGTTCGCCGATGCGGTTGGTGAAACGAAGACGCGCTTTTTCCCAGCGCTGTCGGTGATGCTCATCGGCGGCGCCTGGGGTGCGCTGCTGACGGCTGACCTGTTCAACCTCTTCGTGTTCATCGAGGTCATGCTCATGCCGTCCTTCGGCTTGCTGGCGATGACCGGCACGTGGGCCCGCCTCGCCGCGGCCCGCATGTTCATCATCGTCAACCTCGTGACCTCACTGATCCTGCTCGCGGGTGTGTCCACCACCTACGCCGTGGTCGGCACCACGAACCTCGCGGCCCTCGCCGGTGCTGCTGGTCCGCGCGGCCAGGTCTTCGCCGATGGTGTCTTCGGCAACCAATGGCAGCTGATGGTCGCCCTGGGCATGGTGCTGCTGGCGCTGTCCGTCAAGGCTGGCATGGCACCAGTTCACACCTGGCTGCCGCGCGCATACCCCGCTACCTCCCCTGCGGTGATGGCGCTGTTCTCCGGCCTGCACACGAAGGTGGCCGTCTACGCGATCTTCCGCATCTACCTGGTGGCCTTCGAGGGCGATGAGTCCTTCGGCTGGGGCATCCTGGGCTTCATGGTCGCGGGCATGCTCATCGGCGCTTTCGCGGGCTTGGGTGAATCCACCCTGCGTGGCGTGGTGGCCTATCAGATGGTCAACGGCATCCCGTTCATGCTGGTCGCCCTGGTCTTCCTCAGCGAGGATGCCCGCCTGATGCTTTCCGCCTCCCTGTTCTACATGCTCCACCACATGGTCGTGGCCAGCGCCCTGATCATGGCCACGGGCTCGATCGAGGAGACGTACGGCACCGGGCGTATCAGGCCACTGTCGGGTCTGTCGCGCCGCGATCCTTTCCCTTCGATCATCTTCGCCCTTGGCGCGCTCGCCATCATCGGCTTCCCGCCGTTTTCCGGCGTGCTTGGCAAGGTGGGCATCGTCATGGGCATCGCCCAGGACGGCACGTGGAAGGCGTGGATCGCCATCGCCGCCATCATCATTGCTGGTCTCGGCGCTCTTCTGTCGATGCTGTACGTATGGCGCGAGGTCTTCTGGGGCCGCTCAATGAACGCCAACGAGTGCGACCCTTCCCTCGCCGTCCGCAATCGCTTCGTCTACCCTTCCGCTGCGATGATCGTCCTCTCCGGCGCGATGTTCTTCGGCGCGGGCCCGATTTTCGACGCCACTGGCCGCGCCGCTGACGATCTCACCGACACGACAGCCTATGTGGAGACAGTGCTCGGGGATCCGGATCAGGCCATCGGTATGGTTCTCGAACCCGGACCAAGTGGCCTCGCCAACGTTCCCGAGGGCGCCTTGGATTCCATCTCCGAGGCCGCCCAGCGCGAGCAGGAGATTCGCGAGAGACAGATCACCACCACGGATCAGGAGGCTGATCAGTAA
- a CDS encoding Na+/H+ antiporter subunit E, whose product MKYLRMFTHSIGYGVWLVGQIIKESVVMAVDTLGTGRNIAPVVIYYPLRVTSERNIAAFTASITMTPGTLALGITGPKEVDYDAEAGNRTRRNAFAVGENEFQTHGLDRVQRFLAVHAMYGSNPQELLDDLAHMEEKLAPSVKGKKIDYDVKYLVERGRPGPRGFRGSRGGRVSDETVFDLEKVDSTPHAAAFVAAILSQDDEEGSPEDVAGMNREDRYEVARRNVERAKSRRAQHPKKGPVPDVDTFAGDNLGASTPDREGRTKPGETLYDPLYPKSNPKDGDVDGSKRSTPVPKQYEVASNKKKKKKGKEPQ is encoded by the coding sequence ATGAAATACCTGCGCATGTTCACCCACTCCATCGGCTACGGAGTCTGGCTGGTCGGGCAGATCATCAAGGAATCGGTGGTCATGGCTGTCGATACCCTGGGCACCGGCCGGAACATCGCCCCGGTTGTCATCTACTACCCACTGCGCGTGACCAGCGAGCGCAATATCGCAGCCTTTACCGCCTCCATCACGATGACGCCGGGCACCCTGGCCCTCGGCATCACCGGTCCGAAGGAAGTGGATTATGACGCGGAGGCTGGCAACCGCACCCGCCGCAACGCCTTCGCCGTGGGCGAGAATGAATTCCAAACCCACGGCCTCGACCGCGTGCAGCGCTTCCTCGCCGTCCACGCGATGTACGGCAGCAACCCGCAGGAGCTGCTCGATGATCTCGCGCACATGGAGGAAAAGCTAGCCCCGAGCGTCAAGGGCAAAAAGATCGACTACGACGTGAAGTACCTCGTGGAGCGCGGCCGTCCCGGCCCGCGTGGCTTCCGCGGCAGCCGCGGTGGCCGCGTCTCCGACGAAACAGTCTTCGACCTAGAGAAGGTGGATTCCACCCCACACGCCGCAGCCTTCGTCGCGGCGATCCTCTCGCAGGATGATGAGGAAGGCTCCCCCGAGGATGTTGCGGGCATGAACCGAGAAGACCGCTACGAGGTGGCGCGCCGCAACGTCGAACGCGCCAAGTCCCGCCGCGCACAGCACCCGAAGAAGGGTCCCGTGCCGGATGTCGATACCTTCGCCGGCGACAACCTCGGCGCATCCACACCTGACCGGGAGGGTCGAACCAAACCGGGTGAAACCCTCTACGATCCGCTTTACCCTAAGAGCAACCCGAAGGATGGCGACGTGGACGGCTCCAAACGGAGCACACCAGTACCGAAGCAGTACGAGGTGGCGTCGAATAAAAAGAAAAAGAAGAAGGGAAAGGAGCCACAGTGA
- a CDS encoding cation:proton antiporter, with translation MTPQDFLNITSVAAAVIVVVALMMVLWRAVTTRNDARRAVLSDVIFLSMAALFMCYSIYDRTAVTYEVVLFAGFFGALSTAAYARVITRGRR, from the coding sequence GTGACCCCACAGGACTTCCTCAACATCACATCGGTCGCCGCTGCGGTCATCGTGGTCGTGGCGCTGATGATGGTTCTCTGGCGCGCCGTCACCACACGCAACGACGCGCGCCGTGCCGTACTCTCCGACGTCATCTTCCTCTCCATGGCAGCACTGTTCATGTGCTACAGCATCTATGATCGCACCGCGGTGACCTACGAAGTCGTGCTATTCGCCGGATTCTTCGGTGCACTGTCCACCGCCGCTTATGCGCGCGTAATCACCCGAGGGAGGCGCTGA
- a CDS encoding Na+/H+ antiporter subunit G yields the protein MTTVTVLAAGAGELKEFNEPNWPAAILTGVLALLGALFVFVSARAMYLAPDAISQINMLGPATGVGLPLLILANLVHSWSLHGWETGEFIRAIGAIFLLLIVQSVGSYIMGRSLHATHWDHTVPLSGGQRAKEPK from the coding sequence ATGACAACCGTCACTGTTCTCGCAGCGGGCGCTGGCGAGCTCAAGGAGTTCAACGAGCCGAACTGGCCAGCAGCGATCCTCACCGGAGTCCTCGCACTGCTCGGCGCGCTGTTCGTCTTCGTCTCCGCCCGCGCAATGTACCTGGCACCCGATGCTATCTCCCAGATCAACATGCTGGGTCCCGCCACGGGTGTGGGACTGCCGCTGCTGATCCTCGCGAACCTGGTGCATTCTTGGAGCCTGCACGGCTGGGAAACTGGGGAGTTCATCCGCGCGATCGGCGCGATCTTCCTGCTGCTCATCGTCCAGTCGGTTGGTTCCTACATCATGGGCCGTTCACTGCACGCCACGCACTGGGACCACACGGTACCACTGTCCGGCGGCCAGCGCGCGAAGGAACCAAAGTAG
- a CDS encoding organic hydroperoxide resistance protein — protein sequence MSEALYTAKALSTGGGRDGHVATHDRKLDVDVRPPQELGGSGEGTNPEQLVSAGWASCFNGALQLMMKNAGVKSDQTPEVKVTMTLNKGEEGMFLTATIAATIFDVDQAQADELVQKAHEFCPYSKAMRGNVETEVTATAA from the coding sequence ATGAGTGAGGCACTCTACACAGCAAAGGCACTATCCACCGGCGGCGGCCGAGACGGCCACGTGGCCACTCACGACCGCAAGCTGGACGTTGACGTTCGCCCACCGCAGGAGCTCGGTGGCAGCGGCGAAGGCACCAACCCGGAGCAGCTCGTGTCCGCAGGTTGGGCTTCCTGCTTCAACGGCGCACTGCAGCTGATGATGAAGAACGCGGGCGTGAAGTCCGACCAGACCCCTGAGGTCAAGGTCACCATGACCCTCAACAAGGGCGAGGAGGGCATGTTCCTCACCGCCACCATCGCCGCAACGATCTTTGACGTGGACCAGGCACAGGCCGATGAGCTCGTGCAGAAGGCCCACGAGTTCTGCCCTTATTCCAAGGCCATGCGCGGCAACGTGGAGACCGAGGTCACCGCAACCGCTGCCTAA
- a CDS encoding catalase, translated as MTANEKNYTAKDIADRGVCPYSGHSTNVNGAPVRTEEHSATVGEQGPLLLSDVHLVEKNAHFNRERIPERNVHAKGSGAFGELTITEDVSKYTKADLFQPGRVTPMLARFSTVAGEQGFPDAVRDVRGFSLKFYTQEGNYDIVGNNTPVFFLRDGVKFPDFIRSQKRLADSGLRSNDMQWDFWTRSPETAHQVTYLMGDRGIPKDFRHMDGFGSHTYQWINEAGDRFWVKYHFKTRQGWETYTDDEAAELVGPGEFDSSRKDLYEAIERGDYPTWDVKVQIMPVAEAENYRWNPFDLTKVWSQKDYPLIPVGHFTLNQNPQNFFAQIEQAAFAPSNIVPGVGFSPDKMLLARAFAYADTQRYRLGVNFHQLPSNRPVVENKNLYTAKDGAGTQEFPPAGTPVYSPNRFERGEGVEDIADGSGAVQQGVEPGQSKYGFGRGQESAIGTASDLGLFDDLHGTDFTRGAYVRHEEDDDFIQAGILVREVMDDAQRERLANNIAGAMEGVSDQVAEQCWTYWGHVDENLRDRVKEIFTAS; from the coding sequence ATGACTGCCAATGAGAAGAACTACACAGCTAAGGATATTGCAGATCGAGGCGTGTGCCCTTACTCCGGGCACTCCACCAATGTGAATGGCGCGCCTGTTCGTACCGAGGAGCATTCCGCCACCGTCGGTGAGCAGGGGCCGCTGCTGCTCAGCGATGTCCACCTGGTCGAGAAGAATGCGCACTTCAACCGCGAGCGCATTCCGGAGCGCAACGTTCACGCCAAGGGCTCCGGAGCATTCGGTGAGCTGACGATCACCGAGGATGTCTCCAAGTACACCAAGGCCGACCTGTTCCAGCCAGGTCGCGTCACCCCGATGCTCGCCCGCTTCTCCACGGTTGCCGGTGAGCAGGGCTTCCCCGATGCCGTGCGCGACGTCCGCGGCTTCTCGCTGAAGTTCTACACCCAGGAGGGCAACTACGACATCGTGGGTAACAACACCCCGGTGTTCTTTCTCCGTGATGGTGTGAAGTTCCCAGACTTCATCCGCTCCCAGAAGCGCCTGGCGGATTCCGGCCTGCGCTCCAATGACATGCAGTGGGACTTCTGGACCCGCTCCCCAGAGACTGCCCACCAGGTCACCTACCTCATGGGCGACCGTGGCATTCCGAAGGATTTCCGCCACATGGACGGCTTCGGCTCCCACACCTACCAGTGGATCAATGAGGCTGGCGACCGCTTCTGGGTGAAGTACCACTTCAAGACCCGCCAAGGCTGGGAGACCTACACGGACGATGAGGCCGCCGAGCTGGTCGGCCCGGGTGAGTTCGATAGCTCCCGCAAGGACCTCTACGAGGCCATCGAGCGCGGCGACTACCCAACGTGGGACGTGAAGGTGCAGATCATGCCAGTGGCGGAGGCAGAAAACTACCGCTGGAACCCCTTCGACCTGACGAAGGTCTGGTCCCAGAAGGACTACCCACTGATCCCCGTGGGCCACTTCACCCTCAACCAGAACCCGCAGAACTTCTTCGCCCAGATCGAGCAGGCGGCTTTCGCGCCGTCCAACATCGTGCCGGGCGTGGGCTTCTCCCCCGACAAAATGCTGCTGGCTCGTGCCTTCGCGTACGCAGACACCCAGCGCTACCGCCTCGGCGTGAACTTCCACCAGCTGCCATCCAACCGCCCGGTGGTGGAGAACAAGAACCTCTACACTGCCAAGGATGGCGCTGGCACCCAGGAGTTCCCACCAGCGGGCACCCCTGTGTACTCCCCGAACCGCTTCGAGCGTGGCGAGGGCGTGGAGGATATCGCTGACGGCTCCGGTGCCGTGCAGCAGGGCGTGGAGCCAGGCCAGTCCAAGTACGGCTTCGGCCGCGGCCAAGAATCCGCCATCGGCACCGCCTCCGACCTGGGGCTGTTCGATGACCTGCACGGAACGGATTTCACCCGCGGCGCCTACGTACGCCACGAAGAGGATGATGACTTCATCCAGGCAGGCATCCTCGTTCGCGAAGTGATGGACGACGCCCAGCGTGAGCGCCTCGCCAACAACATTGCTGGCGCCATGGAAGGCGTGTCCGACCAGGTGGCCGAGCAGTGCTGGACCTACTGGGGCCATGTGGATGAAAACCTGCGCGACCGCGTGAAGGAGATCTTCACCGCGAGCTAG
- a CDS encoding RNA polymerase sigma factor, protein MSPQHSEAHDAAVTDFALKAARGDRAALTQFITETHDDVWRLLAHLADADRADDLTQETYLRVLGALPRFAARSTARTWILSLARRVWVDSVRHDLARPRKSAGDWNEAASGHTAQETTGGQTWAEWVDTRSLIDQLEPERREALVLTQMLGYTYAEAAGIAGVRVGTIRSRVARARADLVEMSQPRAGSPECSSQAGSTHSA, encoded by the coding sequence ATGAGCCCCCAGCACAGCGAAGCACACGATGCTGCCGTCACTGACTTCGCGCTCAAAGCCGCGCGTGGCGACCGCGCTGCGCTGACCCAATTCATCACCGAAACCCACGACGATGTGTGGCGCCTGCTCGCCCACCTCGCGGATGCCGACCGCGCCGATGACCTCACCCAAGAGACCTACCTGCGGGTTCTCGGCGCACTCCCCCGCTTCGCCGCGCGTTCCACTGCTCGTACCTGGATCCTTTCGCTCGCCCGACGCGTGTGGGTCGATTCCGTCCGCCATGACTTAGCCCGTCCACGCAAGTCCGCAGGCGATTGGAACGAGGCCGCGTCCGGACACACCGCGCAGGAAACAACCGGTGGCCAGACCTGGGCCGAATGGGTGGATACCCGTTCCCTCATCGACCAGCTGGAACCGGAGCGTCGCGAGGCACTGGTCCTGACCCAAATGCTGGGCTACACCTACGCCGAAGCCGCTGGCATCGCTGGCGTGCGCGTGGGCACTATCCGCTCCCGTGTGGCCCGCGCCCGCGCCGACCTCGTCGAGATGTCCCAGCCGCGTGCCGGCTCCCCTGAATGCTCTTCCCAGGCCGGCTCGACCCACAGCGCTTAA
- a CDS encoding TIGR01777 family oxidoreductase encodes MSTITFTQVLDAPLDEVWDVHTRPGIVNRLMPGFSRFRTVQQASNLRDGTTLFKLPGGLSWNSTHDPAGYEDKHYFTDICVTPGLGPITGWRHKHQFEAISDTQTLLTDQITLNLPTALAKPLLKRVFAHRHHTLAGDLARMKEWRTADAKTIAVTGSSGLVGTQLCALLEVSGHEVIRVGRDEVASIDLTGVDAVVHLGGHPIAGRFTDAHLKKVRDSRVEPTRALAENAARRGVQTFVCASAVGFYGNDRSELADETAAQGRGELAQIVAEWETACQPARDAGLRVVNVRSGLVLAGGSPMLDLLTASVRVGGGKLGTGRQHFAWVSLDDVVDIYYRSIFDATLDGAVNAVGPDRVTNEEFTRELARVAKGKDLIPVPKAAPTALLGERGAEELALADQNVEPAVLHRAGHRFRHATVRDALLHEVGGEEPLTR; translated from the coding sequence ATGAGCACCATCACCTTCACCCAAGTTCTCGACGCCCCGCTCGACGAGGTCTGGGATGTGCACACGCGCCCGGGTATCGTCAATCGCCTGATGCCGGGCTTTAGCCGCTTCCGCACCGTGCAGCAGGCCTCCAACCTGCGCGATGGCACCACCCTATTCAAACTCCCCGGCGGCTTAAGTTGGAACTCCACCCACGATCCGGCGGGCTACGAGGACAAGCACTACTTCACGGATATCTGCGTCACCCCAGGCCTGGGGCCCATCACCGGCTGGCGCCATAAGCACCAGTTCGAGGCCATCTCTGACACCCAGACGCTGCTGACAGACCAGATCACGCTGAACCTTCCCACAGCACTCGCGAAGCCACTGCTCAAGCGTGTCTTCGCCCACCGCCACCACACACTCGCGGGCGACCTCGCGAGGATGAAGGAGTGGCGCACCGCCGATGCCAAGACCATCGCCGTCACCGGCTCCAGCGGCCTGGTGGGCACGCAACTCTGCGCACTGCTCGAGGTCTCCGGCCACGAGGTGATCCGCGTGGGCCGAGACGAGGTGGCGTCGATCGATCTGACCGGAGTGGACGCGGTGGTGCACCTGGGCGGGCATCCGATCGCGGGGCGGTTCACGGACGCGCACCTAAAGAAAGTCCGAGATTCCCGCGTGGAGCCGACGCGTGCCCTGGCGGAAAACGCCGCGCGCCGCGGTGTACAGACCTTCGTGTGCGCCAGCGCCGTCGGTTTCTACGGCAATGACCGCAGCGAACTCGCCGATGAAACAGCTGCTCAGGGCCGCGGTGAACTGGCGCAGATCGTCGCCGAGTGGGAGACCGCCTGCCAGCCAGCGCGGGACGCGGGCCTGCGTGTCGTCAACGTCCGCTCCGGCCTCGTCCTCGCCGGCGGCTCGCCCATGCTCGACCTGCTCACCGCCTCCGTGCGCGTGGGCGGCGGCAAACTGGGCACAGGTCGGCAGCACTTCGCGTGGGTGAGCCTCGATGACGTGGTCGATATCTACTACCGTTCCATTTTCGACGCCACTCTGGACGGCGCTGTCAATGCCGTCGGACCTGACAGGGTGACCAACGAGGAGTTCACACGCGAGCTCGCGCGCGTCGCGAAGGGCAAAGACCTCATTCCTGTCCCCAAAGCGGCCCCCACGGCGCTGCTTGGCGAGCGTGGCGCGGAGGAGTTAGCCCTCGCCGACCAAAACGTCGAGCCGGCTGTATTGCATCGGGCAGGGCACCGTTTTCGCCACGCCACGGTGCGCGACGCGCTACTGCATGAGGTCGGCGGCGAGGAGCCGCTGACTAGGTAG
- a CDS encoding ferrochelatase: MTKSALLLLSFGGPNKSEDVVPFLENVTRGRGIPRARLEQVGEHYFTLGGKSPINEQNLQIIANLEAELSRRGIDMPVYFGNRNWEPYVEDATVQMAKDGIEHAYVFVTSAWGGYSGCSQYQEDIQRAIAACEEANVTAPTMERLPHFHSNPAFIAEFASAVDSARNELPAEVREDADLIFAAHSVPTAADKEAGPHKFGGNLYSQQVLNAARLVQEASSFKGKPGSGASYAWTGQLAEHKPVGGRGDGPANTGETVGVDLGVGTEHDVELVWQSRSGSPHTPWLEPDVCDHIEARAEEGNKRAIVLCPIGFITDHMEVVWDLDTEAKEAAAEAGIPFIRSASPGLSASFATMVVDMVADCAKSIEKSAQTEDQKAAEAIAKKLSTVPNFGHTTNGAFCAPGCCGSER, from the coding sequence ATGACGAAATCTGCACTGCTTCTGCTGTCCTTCGGTGGTCCGAATAAATCCGAAGACGTTGTTCCTTTCCTGGAGAACGTGACCCGTGGCCGTGGCATCCCACGCGCTCGCCTAGAGCAGGTCGGTGAGCACTACTTCACCCTCGGTGGCAAGTCCCCGATCAACGAACAGAACCTGCAGATCATCGCCAATCTTGAGGCTGAGCTGTCTCGCAGGGGCATCGACATGCCGGTGTACTTCGGCAACCGCAACTGGGAGCCCTACGTGGAAGATGCGACCGTGCAGATGGCCAAGGATGGCATCGAGCACGCGTACGTATTCGTGACGTCCGCCTGGGGTGGCTACTCGGGTTGCTCCCAGTACCAGGAGGACATCCAGCGCGCCATCGCCGCGTGCGAGGAGGCCAATGTGACCGCGCCGACCATGGAGCGCCTGCCGCACTTCCACTCCAACCCAGCTTTCATCGCGGAGTTCGCCTCCGCCGTGGATTCCGCCCGCAACGAACTGCCGGCGGAGGTGCGCGAGGACGCGGATCTGATCTTCGCGGCCCACTCCGTCCCGACGGCGGCGGACAAGGAGGCGGGCCCGCACAAGTTCGGCGGCAACCTCTACTCCCAGCAGGTGCTTAATGCCGCGCGCCTGGTGCAGGAGGCCAGCTCCTTCAAGGGCAAACCGGGCTCCGGTGCCTCCTATGCCTGGACCGGTCAGCTCGCGGAGCACAAGCCGGTCGGCGGCCGTGGCGATGGTCCGGCCAACACGGGCGAGACGGTGGGCGTGGACCTGGGTGTGGGCACCGAGCACGACGTGGAACTTGTGTGGCAGTCCCGTTCGGGATCGCCGCACACCCCGTGGTTGGAGCCGGACGTGTGTGATCACATTGAGGCTCGCGCGGAGGAGGGCAATAAGCGCGCGATTGTGCTGTGCCCGATCGGCTTCATCACCGACCACATGGAAGTCGTGTGGGACCTGGACACCGAGGCCAAGGAGGCCGCGGCGGAGGCGGGCATCCCCTTCATTCGCTCCGCCTCCCCAGGATTGAGCGCTTCCTTCGCGACGATGGTCGTGGACATGGTCGCGGACTGCGCCAAGAGCATCGAAAAGTCCGCTCAGACCGAGGATCAGAAGGCTGCGGAGGCGATCGCCAAGAAGCTCTCCACCGTGCCGAACTTCGGCCACACCACCAACGGCGCCTTCTGTGCGCCGGGTTGCTGTGGCTCCGAGCGCTAG
- a CDS encoding amidohydrolase family protein, which yields MTNNPVVYGHDGAIDTHAHVFSGAYLDYLQEHGRPEREIAIARGMNADSSEDEMSARIEWMDRAGVATQIIAATPQVPSLPSPEHSLAAARIINDDYARIVRQYPGRFRAYGALPLPHIEQSLEEIPRIFGELDVVGVSVSTITQGDFFLNDPSLDPVWEALNEHSAVVNIHPTGSGACSEMLLGSQLEWVNGAPVEDATATLQLLKADVPRRFPNITFHIAHLGGDLPFLARRIEDNYDDWDAFPASPLQQMRKMYFDAANFHEPSLRLAAETFGARQILGGSDFPYFQKDKYVRAFNYIREANLGQEEIDAVLFDNARTLYGL from the coding sequence ATGACAAACAACCCAGTGGTGTACGGTCACGATGGCGCCATCGACACGCACGCCCATGTGTTTAGCGGCGCCTACCTGGATTACCTGCAGGAGCACGGCCGCCCGGAGCGGGAGATCGCCATTGCTCGCGGGATGAATGCCGATTCCAGCGAGGACGAGATGTCCGCGCGCATCGAGTGGATGGACCGCGCCGGGGTGGCCACGCAGATCATTGCGGCCACCCCGCAGGTACCCTCCTTGCCCAGCCCGGAGCATTCCTTGGCGGCCGCCCGCATCATCAATGACGACTATGCACGCATCGTCCGCCAGTACCCCGGCCGCTTCCGCGCATATGGGGCGCTGCCCCTGCCGCACATCGAGCAATCCTTGGAGGAGATTCCGCGAATCTTCGGCGAACTGGATGTCGTTGGGGTGTCCGTTTCCACCATCACCCAGGGAGATTTCTTCCTCAACGACCCTTCGTTGGATCCGGTGTGGGAGGCATTGAACGAGCACAGCGCGGTCGTGAACATTCACCCCACTGGCTCCGGCGCATGTTCTGAGATGTTGCTCGGCTCCCAGCTGGAGTGGGTCAATGGCGCACCGGTGGAGGATGCCACGGCCACGCTCCAGTTGCTGAAGGCCGATGTGCCCCGCCGTTTCCCGAACATCACCTTCCACATCGCGCACTTGGGCGGCGACCTGCCGTTTTTGGCTCGGCGCATTGAGGATAACTACGACGATTGGGATGCGTTCCCCGCCTCACCGCTGCAGCAGATGCGCAAGATGTATTTCGACGCCGCGAATTTCCACGAGCCATCACTGCGCTTGGCGGCCGAAACCTTCGGCGCGCGACAGATCCTGGGCGGATCGGATTTCCCGTACTTCCAGAAGGACAAGTACGTGCGTGCCTTCAACTACATTCGGGAAGCCAACCTGGGCCAGGAGGAGATCGACGCGGTGCTCTTCGACAATGCCCGCACGCTCTACGGGCTCTAA